In the Arthrobacter zhaoxinii genome, one interval contains:
- a CDS encoding V-type ATP synthase subunit B: MASSNRARVGHSDVRELRGPLLVLGDTEGVGWDEFATVDVEGSAQRHGLVLEVDGDETTLQVLEGTEGMALGGVEVRFSGRPLAVPVGTGWLGRVCNGRGEPLDGGPPVTAETSSPVSGWPLNPVYREPPQDPVITGISVVDALTTLVRGQKLPIFSIPGLPHLTLATQIAAQATVSSGRAFRVVFAAMGMTHADIAYIRDRLEERSAAGELVLLLNAADDPVIERILTPRIALTIAESLAYDDGSDVLVVMSDMTSYAEAVREVSAARREIPARRGYPGYLYSDLATLYERCGRVRGREGSVTVVPVLTMPAGDITHPVPDLTGYITEGQVVLDGDIDARGIYPPVDVLSSLSRLMRSGAGRGRTREDHLDVAAQILSAMARARSAAELAELVGAAALSETDKAYIEFRTVVERELLNQGRDELRTLEQTLGLAWQALSLLPRRELTMLSGEFLDRYLP; encoded by the coding sequence ATGGCTAGCAGCAACCGGGCGCGGGTGGGCCACAGCGATGTGCGGGAACTGCGCGGACCGCTGCTGGTCCTCGGGGACACGGAGGGCGTGGGCTGGGACGAGTTCGCCACGGTCGACGTCGAAGGCTCGGCCCAGCGGCACGGGCTGGTGCTGGAGGTCGACGGTGACGAAACCACCCTGCAGGTACTCGAAGGCACCGAGGGGATGGCGCTGGGCGGGGTGGAAGTCCGGTTCTCCGGCAGGCCACTGGCGGTGCCGGTGGGCACCGGGTGGCTGGGCCGGGTCTGCAACGGGCGGGGTGAGCCGCTCGACGGCGGTCCGCCGGTCACTGCGGAGACCAGTTCACCGGTGAGCGGCTGGCCGCTGAACCCGGTGTACCGTGAACCGCCGCAGGACCCGGTGATTACCGGCATTTCCGTGGTGGACGCCCTTACCACCCTGGTCCGCGGGCAGAAGCTGCCGATCTTCTCCATCCCCGGGCTGCCGCACCTGACCCTGGCCACGCAGATCGCCGCGCAGGCCACCGTTTCCTCCGGGCGGGCCTTCCGGGTGGTGTTCGCCGCCATGGGGATGACCCACGCCGATATCGCCTATATCCGCGACCGGCTGGAGGAACGCTCCGCTGCCGGTGAACTGGTGCTGCTGCTGAACGCCGCCGACGATCCGGTGATCGAACGCATCCTCACCCCGCGCATTGCCCTCACCATCGCGGAGTCCCTGGCCTATGACGACGGGTCGGACGTGCTGGTGGTGATGTCGGACATGACCAGCTACGCCGAGGCGGTGCGTGAGGTGTCCGCGGCCCGCCGGGAGATCCCAGCCCGGCGGGGCTACCCGGGCTACCTCTACAGCGACCTGGCCACGCTGTACGAACGCTGCGGACGTGTCCGGGGGCGGGAGGGGTCGGTGACCGTCGTGCCGGTGCTGACCATGCCCGCCGGGGACATCACCCACCCGGTGCCGGACCTGACCGGTTACATCACGGAGGGGCAGGTGGTGCTCGACGGCGACATCGACGCCCGTGGCATCTACCCGCCGGTGGACGTGCTCTCCTCGCTGTCACGGCTGATGCGCAGCGGCGCCGGCCGGGGCCGGACCCGGGAGGACCACCTCGACGTCGCGGCCCAGATCCTCTCCGCCATGGCCCGCGCCCGGTCGGCAGCGGAACTGGCCGAACTCGTGGGGGCCGCCGCGCTGAGCGAAACCGACAAGGCGTACATCGAGTTCCGGACCGTCGTGGAGCGGGAACTGCTCAACCAGGGACGGGACGAGCTGCGCACCCTGGAGCAGACGCTGGGCCTGGCCTGGCAGGCGCTGTCCCTGCTGCCGCGGCGTGAACTGACCATGCTGTCCGGCGAGTTCCTGGACCGGTACCTGCCGTGA
- a CDS encoding V-type ATP synthase subunit A — MRTPNPAETAGSGRITRVSGPLVEVSGLPGLSMLEVVNIGPDGIAAQAVSINGDEATLQAYEYTGGLKAGDRAERTGHQLAGLLGPGLLGTVFDGLLRPLSSAPLWLTQERQSSAEDPAVLETLWEFAPSITVGDTVRAGQVLGTVPGVRTVEFRVLAPPSVSGEVTWLAEGKVRPLDPVARIGGLEVPLAQRWPVHTPRPFGERITDVVPLQTGQRVLDLLFPVPRGAAAAVPGGFGTGKTLTLQQIAKWSNADVIVYVGCGERGNEMADVLEGLSGLDDPRTGGKLIDRTVIIANTSNMPMMAREASIATGVTVAEFFRDMGYDAVVIADSTSRWAEALREFANRNGDLPAEEGYPASLASELAAFYERAARVRTLGGATASVTVIGAVSPPGGDMSEPVTTGTQRFVRSLWLLDRDLAYSRHYPAVSWRGSFSRDAESLGRWYAAHGDPQWAQRRAQASLLLAEADRLTALAEIIGASSLPGHEQMVLLGGRLLRDGVLLQNALSPNDGYSSAGKGAALLQAVLDVVETCQTLVARGVPPADVDRYDFTPVLRLREDTGPTDAAGVEERGRAFVRRLTETLDQPVTGDANG, encoded by the coding sequence GTGAGGACTCCGAACCCCGCTGAAACAGCAGGCAGCGGCCGGATCACCCGGGTCAGCGGACCGCTCGTGGAAGTCAGCGGGCTGCCCGGGCTGTCCATGCTCGAGGTGGTCAACATCGGGCCCGACGGCATTGCCGCGCAGGCGGTATCCATCAACGGAGACGAAGCCACGCTGCAGGCCTACGAATACACCGGCGGGCTGAAGGCCGGCGACCGCGCCGAGCGGACCGGACACCAACTGGCCGGACTGCTGGGGCCGGGGCTGCTGGGCACGGTCTTCGACGGGCTGCTGCGTCCGCTCTCCTCCGCTCCCCTGTGGCTCACGCAGGAGCGGCAGAGTTCGGCCGAAGACCCGGCGGTGCTGGAGACCCTGTGGGAGTTTGCGCCCTCGATCACGGTCGGCGACACCGTGCGGGCCGGTCAGGTCCTCGGGACCGTTCCCGGAGTGAGGACGGTCGAGTTCCGGGTGCTGGCACCGCCGTCGGTCTCCGGGGAGGTGACGTGGCTGGCCGAAGGCAAGGTCCGCCCGCTGGACCCCGTGGCCCGGATCGGCGGCCTGGAGGTGCCCCTGGCGCAGCGCTGGCCGGTGCATACCCCCCGGCCCTTCGGCGAGCGCATCACCGACGTGGTGCCGCTGCAGACCGGGCAGCGGGTCCTGGATCTGCTGTTCCCGGTTCCCCGCGGCGCCGCGGCCGCTGTCCCCGGCGGCTTCGGCACGGGCAAGACCCTCACCCTGCAGCAGATCGCCAAGTGGTCCAACGCAGACGTGATTGTCTATGTGGGCTGCGGCGAGCGCGGCAACGAGATGGCCGACGTCCTCGAAGGACTCTCCGGACTGGACGACCCCCGCACCGGCGGCAAGCTGATTGACCGGACCGTCATCATCGCCAACACCTCCAACATGCCCATGATGGCCCGGGAAGCCTCCATTGCCACCGGCGTCACCGTGGCCGAGTTCTTCCGCGACATGGGTTACGACGCCGTCGTAATTGCCGATTCCACCTCCCGCTGGGCCGAGGCGCTGCGCGAGTTCGCCAACCGCAACGGCGACCTCCCCGCGGAGGAAGGCTATCCGGCCTCCCTCGCCAGCGAACTGGCCGCGTTCTACGAGCGGGCCGCCCGGGTGCGCACCCTGGGCGGGGCGACGGCGTCGGTCACCGTGATCGGGGCGGTCTCCCCTCCCGGCGGGGACATGAGCGAACCGGTCACCACCGGCACCCAGCGCTTTGTCCGTTCCCTGTGGCTGCTGGACCGGGACCTGGCCTACTCCCGGCACTACCCCGCGGTCAGCTGGCGCGGCTCCTTCTCCCGCGACGCCGAGTCCCTGGGCCGCTGGTACGCCGCCCACGGGGATCCGCAGTGGGCGCAGCGCCGGGCGCAGGCCTCCCTGCTCCTGGCGGAGGCTGACCGGCTGACCGCCCTGGCGGAAATCATCGGCGCTTCCTCCCTCCCGGGACACGAGCAGATGGTCCTGCTGGGCGGGCGGCTGCTGCGTGACGGGGTGCTGCTGCAGAACGCGCTCAGCCCCAATGACGGCTACAGCTCGGCCGGGAAGGGCGCCGCCCTGCTGCAGGCCGTGCTGGACGTGGTGGAAACCTGCCAGACCCTCGTGGCGCGCGGAGTGCCGCCGGCCGACGTCGACCGTTACGACTTCACCCCCGTCCTGCGCCTGCGCGAGGACACCGGGCCCACAGATGCCGCCGGTGTGGAGGAGCGCGGCCGGGCCTTTGTGCGGCGCCTGACCGAGACCCTGGACCAGCCAGTGACAGGAGATGCGAATGGCTAG
- a CDS encoding V-type ATP synthase subunit E family protein: MTRLPQGAETALEPVRRALQQEAETAVARSDAEARQQAADLLGRAQAEADTIHRTAQREGAEAARAEAVASSARARRQARRTVLAEQEHLRSLLAEHVQNQVREVRRDPRYPQILRRLTAQADRILGPMASVTESHKGGVIGTAGSRRLDLSLSTLAEQALEDHAGEVRRLWHDA; the protein is encoded by the coding sequence ATGACCCGGTTGCCGCAGGGTGCCGAGACAGCCCTGGAGCCGGTGCGCCGGGCACTGCAGCAGGAAGCCGAAACGGCGGTGGCCCGCTCCGATGCCGAGGCACGGCAGCAGGCAGCGGACCTTCTGGGCCGGGCCCAGGCAGAGGCGGACACCATCCACCGCACCGCGCAGCGGGAAGGTGCAGAGGCCGCCCGCGCCGAAGCTGTGGCGTCCTCCGCCCGTGCCCGCCGGCAGGCCCGCCGGACGGTGCTGGCGGAGCAGGAGCATCTGCGCAGCCTCTTGGCCGAGCATGTGCAGAACCAGGTGCGCGAAGTGCGGCGGGACCCGCGCTATCCGCAGATCCTGCGGAGGCTGACCGCGCAGGCGGACCGGATCCTCGGACCAATGGCCTCAGTCACCGAAAGCCACAAGGGCGGCGTCATCGGCACCGCAGGCTCGCGGCGCCTGGATTTGTCGCTGTCCACCCTGGCCGAGCAGGCACTCGAGGACCACGCCGGGGAGGTGCGGCGGTTATGGCACGACGCGTGA
- a CDS encoding ATP synthase subunit C, with protein MNPWFAVLPLVLILTVLLAGGALALMRRRRRAGVRALLGLNAFLMAGALALLVSALNAAPATAGSGGAAVTAVAAATDGSDSSGAALLGAAIAVAGSSIGAAIAVAYTGSAALAAMSERPEIFGRAMVVVGLAEGIAIYGLIISIILIGQA; from the coding sequence GTGAATCCCTGGTTTGCCGTCCTTCCGCTGGTCCTGATTCTCACCGTCCTGCTGGCCGGAGGTGCCCTGGCCCTGATGCGCCGCCGGCGGCGGGCCGGAGTCCGCGCACTGCTCGGGCTGAACGCCTTCCTCATGGCCGGGGCGCTGGCGCTGCTGGTCTCTGCACTAAACGCAGCCCCGGCCACGGCGGGCAGCGGCGGTGCCGCGGTCACCGCTGTCGCTGCCGCCACCGACGGCAGCGACAGCAGCGGCGCCGCCCTGCTCGGCGCCGCGATCGCCGTCGCCGGATCCTCCATCGGCGCAGCCATTGCCGTGGCGTACACCGGTTCAGCCGCCCTGGCGGCCATGAGCGAGCGGCCGGAAATCTTCGGACGGGCCATGGTGGTGGTGGGCCTGGCAGAAGGCATTGCCATCTACGGACTGATCATTTCCATCATCCTCATCGGCCAGGCATGA
- a CDS encoding V-type ATPase 116kDa subunit family protein, translating to MPWRETLSPVRMDRIALVWPADAARPVLTEVAASAAVELDLPYEPGNGPEELDRAADAAVVHGPVAGLVGWSPSRQLPELRKALEPHGASAVPLRRPRGVQPPTQLTGEERRRPRLSRLLVDTYTTVPYADLDPARIAAVAYVVMFGMMFGDAGQGALLVIAGLLIRFLPAPWLDRYRKTWLFITGAGAAAVFFGVLYGEFFGPTHVLPVLWLEPLEEPIPLIVAALVLGAVLLAGSYALGSINRVREGGWGYALYARSGLAGALLFTAIGLVAWGLLAGSPVILVAAGTVALVALVLIFIGLFVESGGGPTGGLQATVELVDTVVQLASNLVSFTRLAAFGLTHAALMMVVWQATTAIWEPGWRIIPAILMFVLGNVLTFALEGLVAGIQALRLEYYELFSRVFTEEGRRFRPWAPDLGAASTSPAAASAVPAASALPPVERHLP from the coding sequence ATGCCGTGGCGTGAAACCCTTAGCCCGGTCCGGATGGACCGCATTGCCCTGGTCTGGCCGGCCGATGCCGCCCGCCCCGTGCTCACCGAGGTGGCCGCCAGCGCCGCCGTCGAACTGGACCTGCCCTACGAACCCGGCAACGGCCCGGAGGAACTGGACCGCGCTGCGGACGCCGCCGTCGTGCATGGCCCCGTGGCCGGGCTCGTCGGCTGGTCCCCCAGCCGGCAGCTGCCGGAACTGCGGAAGGCCCTGGAACCGCACGGCGCTTCCGCCGTTCCGCTGCGCCGGCCCCGCGGTGTGCAGCCGCCCACCCAGCTCACCGGGGAGGAACGACGCCGGCCGCGGCTGTCCCGGCTGCTCGTGGACACCTACACCACGGTCCCGTACGCGGACCTGGACCCGGCACGGATAGCCGCAGTGGCCTACGTCGTGATGTTCGGAATGATGTTCGGCGACGCCGGACAAGGCGCGCTGCTGGTGATCGCCGGACTGCTGATCCGGTTCCTTCCGGCGCCGTGGCTGGACCGGTACCGCAAAACCTGGCTCTTCATCACCGGCGCGGGTGCCGCCGCGGTGTTCTTCGGCGTCCTGTACGGGGAGTTTTTCGGCCCCACCCATGTGCTGCCCGTGCTGTGGCTGGAACCGCTCGAAGAACCCATTCCGCTGATTGTCGCCGCCCTGGTGCTCGGAGCGGTGCTGCTGGCCGGGTCCTACGCGCTGGGCAGCATCAACCGGGTCCGGGAAGGCGGCTGGGGCTATGCCCTGTACGCCCGCTCCGGGTTGGCCGGGGCGCTGCTGTTTACCGCCATCGGGCTGGTGGCCTGGGGACTGCTGGCGGGCAGCCCGGTGATCCTGGTGGCCGCCGGAACCGTGGCGCTGGTTGCCCTGGTGCTCATCTTCATCGGGTTGTTCGTGGAATCCGGCGGCGGTCCCACCGGCGGACTGCAGGCCACGGTGGAGCTGGTGGACACCGTGGTGCAGCTGGCATCGAACCTGGTGTCCTTCACCCGCCTGGCGGCGTTCGGGCTCACCCATGCCGCCCTGATGATGGTGGTCTGGCAGGCGACAACCGCCATCTGGGAACCGGGGTGGCGGATCATTCCCGCCATCCTGATGTTCGTGCTGGGCAATGTGCTGACCTTCGCCCTGGAAGGCCTCGTCGCCGGTATCCAGGCCCTGCGGCTGGAGTACTACGAGCTTTTCTCCCGCGTCTTCACCGAGGAGGGACGCCGCTTCCGGCCCTGGGCCCCCGACCTCGGTGCGGCCTCCACCTCCCCCGCCGCGGCCTCCGCCGTTCCCGCTGCCTCCGCCCTTCCCCCTGTTGAAAGGCACCTGCCGTGA
- a CDS encoding ferritin family protein, whose amino-acid sequence MATDQYHEPPSELPAETRTFARMCASLAEEAEAIGWYVQRMAVEPDAESRAIMLDSLGEEFKHFSMELEFLLRRTPLWRDIARGILFTDGDIVRHGEASEAEATGD is encoded by the coding sequence ATGGCCACAGACCAATACCATGAGCCGCCTTCCGAACTTCCCGCAGAAACCCGGACCTTTGCACGCATGTGCGCCAGTCTCGCCGAGGAAGCCGAAGCCATCGGCTGGTACGTCCAGCGGATGGCGGTGGAGCCGGATGCCGAGTCGCGGGCCATCATGCTCGATTCACTCGGCGAGGAATTCAAACACTTCAGCATGGAACTGGAATTCCTGCTGCGCCGCACTCCCCTCTGGCGGGACATCGCCCGGGGCATCCTCTTCACCGACGGTGACATAGTCCGGCACGGCGAGGCCTCGGAGGCTGAAGCCACCGGCGACTAG
- a CDS encoding flavin reductase family protein translates to MEHGVFPGETVAGPDVPDEVIDTYRELSADIASGVGVVSTRLRGRDYAATVSGFLSVSYDPPTLLVSLYAEARIAEAVVDAGSWALSLLPARLRGTANWLASPGSPLEGLLTQVDYGRAPETGAVIIEDSIAWFEVRTTQVTTAATHQLVIGEVVAMGRRANADDEADPLVHFASAYARLAR, encoded by the coding sequence ATGGAGCACGGAGTCTTTCCCGGGGAAACCGTGGCCGGGCCGGACGTCCCGGACGAGGTCATTGACACGTACCGGGAGCTGAGCGCGGACATCGCGTCCGGCGTCGGCGTGGTGTCCACCCGCCTGCGCGGACGCGACTACGCGGCTACGGTCAGCGGGTTCCTCTCCGTCTCCTACGATCCGCCCACCCTCCTGGTGAGCCTGTACGCGGAGGCGCGCATTGCAGAGGCAGTGGTCGACGCCGGCAGCTGGGCCCTGAGCCTGCTGCCGGCCCGGCTGCGCGGCACCGCCAACTGGCTCGCCAGCCCCGGCTCGCCCCTCGAAGGGCTCCTGACCCAGGTCGACTACGGCAGGGCGCCGGAAACCGGTGCCGTCATCATCGAGGACTCCATCGCCTGGTTCGAGGTCCGCACCACGCAGGTGACAACGGCGGCTACGCACCAGCTGGTCATCGGCGAGGTGGTAGCCATGGGCCGCCGGGCCAACGCCGACGACGAGGCGGACCCGCTCGTGCACTTCGCCTCCGCCTACGCCCGACTGGCCCGCTGA
- the msrB gene encoding peptide-methionine (R)-S-oxide reductase MsrB — MTTEENTGTVPVQKTDEQWREELTPQEFAVLRKAGTERPYTGEYWDTKTAGVYQCRACGSDLFTSSEKFDSHCGWPSFFAPLAEGKVRYLHDRSMGMDRVEVRCANCDSHMGHLFEGEGFDTPTDQRFCINSISVKLVPQDASAGTAE; from the coding sequence ATGACTACCGAAGAGAACACCGGAACCGTCCCTGTCCAGAAGACCGACGAACAGTGGCGCGAGGAACTCACCCCGCAGGAATTCGCGGTGCTGCGCAAGGCCGGCACCGAACGGCCGTACACCGGCGAGTACTGGGACACCAAGACCGCCGGCGTGTACCAGTGCCGCGCCTGCGGCAGCGATCTGTTCACCAGCAGCGAGAAGTTCGATTCGCACTGCGGCTGGCCGTCCTTCTTCGCCCCGCTGGCCGAGGGCAAGGTGCGCTACCTGCATGACCGCAGCATGGGTATGGACCGGGTTGAGGTCCGCTGCGCCAACTGCGATTCGCACATGGGCCACCTGTTCGAGGGCGAAGGTTTCGACACACCCACCGATCAGCGGTTCTGCATCAACTCCATCTCCGTGAAGCTGGTCCCGCAGGACGCGTCCGCCGGCACCGCAGAGTAG
- a CDS encoding alpha/beta hydrolase family protein, translated as MGISVPPDASAGTTPVLSVPWVRWTAFGAGIGAAASTAVVAAASGLGIYFARQVVTPARARDANLEILAVPDSEHGRQIILPANLDTTVEGTYSLYFDNGDGHARIGAIRSYVPREGTVQRDVEEVYSGDLGKARRGWWSGSVYPSPAAVGLPEEEVSIPVDGGEAPAWLVRTPGAETWAIMVHGRGARRTECLRALRTAREAGLTSLVISYRNDGEAPYAPDGRYGLGLTEWQDVEAAIRYALDHGAKDVVLFGWSMGGAISLQAADRSPLNRYIRAMVLDGPVINWVDVLAHHARVNRIPAQAGRLGQWLISNAAGRALTGLAAPLDLKSMDWVTRAEEIRTPTLILHSKDDDFVPYGPSAELAEKNPDVITFEPFTRARHTKEYNVDPERWERVVLSWLNDALGRTRHPSEHRLDAE; from the coding sequence ATGGGTATTTCCGTTCCTCCTGATGCATCCGCCGGCACCACCCCGGTTCTGTCGGTTCCGTGGGTCCGTTGGACGGCGTTCGGTGCCGGCATCGGCGCCGCAGCATCCACGGCCGTCGTGGCGGCCGCCTCCGGCCTCGGCATTTACTTCGCGCGCCAGGTTGTCACGCCGGCGCGCGCGCGGGACGCGAACCTGGAAATCCTGGCTGTCCCCGACAGCGAGCATGGCCGCCAGATCATTCTGCCGGCCAACCTCGACACCACGGTCGAGGGTACCTACAGCCTGTACTTCGACAACGGCGACGGTCACGCCCGGATCGGTGCCATCCGCTCCTATGTGCCGCGCGAGGGTACCGTGCAGCGGGATGTGGAGGAGGTGTACAGCGGCGACCTGGGCAAGGCCCGGCGCGGCTGGTGGAGCGGCTCCGTCTATCCCTCGCCCGCCGCCGTCGGCCTTCCGGAAGAGGAAGTCTCCATTCCCGTGGACGGGGGAGAAGCGCCGGCCTGGCTGGTGCGTACCCCCGGGGCCGAGACCTGGGCGATCATGGTCCACGGCCGCGGCGCCCGGCGCACCGAGTGCCTGCGGGCCCTGCGCACCGCCCGGGAAGCCGGACTGACCAGCCTGGTGATTTCCTACCGCAACGACGGCGAGGCCCCCTACGCTCCCGACGGCCGTTACGGGCTGGGGCTGACCGAATGGCAGGACGTCGAGGCGGCCATCCGCTACGCCCTGGACCACGGCGCCAAGGACGTGGTGCTGTTCGGCTGGTCGATGGGCGGGGCAATCAGCCTGCAGGCTGCCGACCGTTCGCCGTTGAACCGGTACATCCGCGCCATGGTGCTGGACGGTCCGGTAATCAACTGGGTGGACGTGCTGGCCCACCATGCCCGGGTGAACCGGATTCCGGCGCAGGCCGGCCGGCTGGGCCAGTGGCTGATTTCCAACGCTGCCGGCCGCGCCTTGACCGGCCTGGCCGCGCCGCTGGACCTCAAGAGCATGGACTGGGTGACCCGGGCGGAGGAAATCCGGACCCCCACGCTCATCCTGCACAGCAAGGATGACGACTTTGTGCCCTACGGTCCGTCCGCGGAACTGGCGGAGAAGAACCCGGACGTCATTACGTTCGAGCCCTTCACCAGGGCCCGGCACACCAAGGAATACAACGTGGATCCGGAGCGGTGGGAGCGTGTGGTGCTGAGCTGGCTGAACGACGCACTGGGCCGCACCCGGCATCCCTCGGAGCACCGTCTCGACGCGGAGTAG
- the ybaK gene encoding Cys-tRNA(Pro) deacylase yields the protein MSGHRDKHSGKGATPATKVLDDAGVTYAVRHYEHDAGAPSYGLEAAEKLGVPPEAVYKTLMVDLGGHLAVAMVPVALNLDLKKFAALMGARKAVMADRRDAERRTGYMVGGISPLGQKHPSPAGIDSRVELLDTVYVSGGRRGLQIGLSPFDLIRLTHAVAAPIAAAPA from the coding sequence ATGTCAGGACACCGCGACAAGCATTCGGGCAAGGGCGCGACGCCGGCCACCAAGGTACTGGACGACGCGGGGGTTACGTACGCGGTGCGTCATTATGAGCACGACGCCGGCGCGCCGTCGTACGGGCTGGAAGCCGCGGAAAAGCTCGGCGTGCCACCCGAAGCTGTCTACAAAACGCTGATGGTGGACCTCGGCGGGCACCTCGCAGTGGCCATGGTTCCGGTGGCCCTGAACCTGGACCTGAAGAAGTTCGCCGCGCTGATGGGTGCGCGCAAGGCCGTGATGGCCGACCGCCGCGACGCAGAGCGGCGGACCGGCTACATGGTGGGCGGCATTTCGCCGCTGGGCCAGAAGCACCCCTCCCCCGCAGGAATCGATTCCCGGGTGGAACTGCTGGACACGGTGTATGTATCGGGCGGCCGGCGGGGCCTGCAGATCGGGCTGTCGCCGTTTGACCTGATCCGGCTCACGCACGCCGTCGCGGCGCCGATCGCTGCGGCGCCTGCCTAG
- a CDS encoding SufE family protein translates to MTATPETAVPDSLAEIIDDFQAMEESDRLELLLEFSRSLPELPAEIADRPELLEQVVECQSPVFLSLDVDDSPEHLVSLFFKAPPEAPTTRGFASVLYEGLNGLPAADILAVPADVPDRLGLTRAITPLRMRGMSAMLGRIKRRLAQHEKLAQQPSQP, encoded by the coding sequence ATGACTGCCACCCCCGAAACAGCCGTCCCGGACTCCCTGGCCGAGATCATTGACGACTTCCAGGCCATGGAGGAATCCGACCGCCTGGAACTGCTGCTGGAATTCTCCCGCAGCCTGCCCGAGCTGCCGGCCGAAATAGCCGACCGCCCCGAGCTGCTGGAACAGGTCGTGGAATGCCAGTCGCCGGTGTTCCTCAGCCTGGACGTGGACGACTCCCCCGAACACCTGGTGTCGCTGTTCTTCAAGGCACCGCCGGAGGCTCCCACCACCCGCGGGTTCGCCAGCGTCCTGTACGAAGGCCTGAACGGGCTTCCAGCCGCGGACATCCTGGCCGTTCCCGCCGATGTTCCTGACCGTCTTGGCCTCACGCGGGCCATCACCCCGCTGCGCATGCGGGGAATGTCAGCCATGCTGGGACGCATCAAGCGCCGGCTCGCCCAGCACGAAAAACTGGCACAGCAGCCGTCGCAGCCGTAA
- a CDS encoding sulfurtransferase, with product MSIAADSSPKFTAYAHPERLVSTQWLADNLDAENLVVLESNEDILLYETGHIPGARKIDWHTDLNDADTRDFVDGKAFAQLMARKGITRDSTVVIYGDKSNWWAAYALWVFTLFGHEDVRLLDGGRDKWIAEGRPMTTDKVSVDPTEYPVVERNDEKIRAFLPDVVGHLGKGPLIDVRSPAEYTGERTHMPDYMDEGAMKGGHIPTAKSVPWSKAAAEDGTFRSREELEALYKDDAGLKEGDDVVAYCRIGERSSHTWFVLKHLLGFESVRNYDGSWTEWGNAVRVPIARGEEPGNAPS from the coding sequence ATGTCGATCGCAGCTGACAGCAGTCCCAAGTTCACCGCTTATGCCCATCCGGAACGTCTGGTCTCCACACAGTGGCTGGCCGACAACCTGGACGCGGAGAACCTGGTGGTCCTCGAATCCAACGAGGACATCCTGCTGTACGAAACGGGACACATCCCCGGTGCCCGGAAGATCGACTGGCACACCGACCTCAACGATGCCGATACGCGCGACTTCGTAGACGGCAAGGCTTTCGCCCAGCTGATGGCCCGCAAGGGCATCACCCGGGACTCCACCGTCGTCATCTACGGCGACAAGAGCAACTGGTGGGCCGCCTACGCCCTCTGGGTTTTCACCCTGTTCGGCCACGAGGACGTACGCCTGCTCGACGGCGGCCGCGACAAGTGGATTGCCGAAGGCCGGCCGATGACCACGGACAAGGTTTCCGTGGACCCCACCGAATACCCCGTCGTTGAGCGCAACGACGAGAAGATCCGCGCCTTCCTGCCCGACGTCGTCGGACACCTGGGCAAGGGACCGCTGATCGACGTCCGCTCCCCCGCCGAATACACCGGCGAACGCACCCACATGCCCGATTACATGGACGAGGGCGCCATGAAGGGCGGGCACATCCCCACCGCTAAGTCCGTCCCGTGGAGCAAGGCCGCCGCAGAAGACGGCACCTTCCGCAGCCGGGAGGAACTTGAGGCGCTGTACAAGGACGACGCCGGGCTGAAGGAAGGCGACGACGTCGTGGCCTACTGCCGCATCGGCGAACGGTCCAGCCACACCTGGTTTGTCCTCAAGCACCTGCTCGGCTTCGAATCCGTACGCAACTATGACGGCTCCTGGACCGAATGGGGCAACGCAGTACGTGTGCCGATTGCCCGCGGTGAAGAACCCGGCAACGCCCCCAGCTGA